GCTCAGCTCATTTTTAGCGCTCTCCCATTATTCATTATCAAGTGGGTCTATTTGGTAACCTGTACAACTCCTTATCCAAACCTTTGTAATGTAAATGGGATATGCTTAGTTACCTAAGTCTTTATGCAACGTAGCACTATTCTCAAAGCATCCTGGACCTGCATCCCACTACTCGATGAAAATTGGCGCATCCAACTATGCAAGGAGGCTTGCATCCGCACTCGAAGTCACGACCTAGTTCCTTGCACCAGCTGAGTCTAGACCTGCTTTGTAGGCGCCCCATTGATTGGGTTACCGCCCAAACCCCGTGCCCCTTCTTAATTGAGTCAATTCCCTCAGCACCGTTGGAAATTTTACCTCTTCTCTCATTGCCATTGAAAATTTCAAACATTCCTCACTGCCATCGGAATAATTCACACTTCCCTCATTGCCATTTTCCATCAACACCTGTTAAGTTTCTTTCGCTGACTAGTGGGACTCACATGAACAGTGTATTTTTGTAAACTACAAAATGACCTCCCTTGCCCTCTTCCAGTGACACCATGGCCCCACCTTTCAATGTCTAAAGGCAGTCCACAGAATGTGACGTATCTGTCTCGTCTGAGCAGCTTGGCCGAGCGAGGCTGCGCGCCCAGGGGGCACCGTGGTTGTGAGAAGGGGTGGGGCGGAGCGAGCTCCGGCAAGACAATCTCCAGGCGCTGGCCAAGAAGGGCTTCCAAGTCGTCGGGGAACTCTCTGAGCTCGGCGTCCGTGGGGCCGAAGCCGGCAAAGCTGTCCGGGAGCTGCTGCATGGGTGATTCTGCGACCACCACCGGTGACACCATGCTGGCCTCGCAGGCTAGAATCATGAGCTCGAGCTCGCACGCTGACCCGAACCCTAGTGACCGGAAGGCGGCGATTTGCGGCGCGAGAGGGAGCGGCATGGGCGGGAGATGGCTCACCGGCGGGCGGGAGCGGCACGTGCGGGTGGCGGCTCGTCAGCGCGCATGCGGATGAGCGAGGTGCGGGTGGCCCGGCCGCTTGGCCGCGGGTGGGCGCTGCGCAACCGTCAGGCGCGGGAGGGGGAActgggaaggaagaagaagggtaATTTTCACATCATTTGTTTAGGaggggtaaaatggtcatttcCACAACAACTTAACAGATGTTGACGGAAATGGTAATAAGGAAAGTGTGAATTATTCCGATGGCAGTGAGGAAAGTTTGAAAATTTCAATGACAATGAGAgaagaggtaaaatttctaatGACATTGAGAGAATTGATTCTTCTTAATTCGGAGCATTTGCGCGCACCACTAGGTAGGGTTTGCACACATGTTCCTCTCCTTTCCTGCAGGTGGATACAGAGATCCTGCCGCCTCTTCTTCCATGTTTTAACCGCGCGCTCGCGAAGAGGCTAAAATGTGGCTCGTCAGAGGTTGTGTTCTCATTGACGTTTGTAAGGATCAAGTAGGCAGATTAGAGGGGGTGCATAGTCGTTTACAAGAGTTAATCGCGAATGCTAAGCCAATTTAAATGTGGAGTTTAACTAACGTCTAGCAACGACTTTACTCTAAGTTCACTAGCGCCCTAACGAGagactaagttcactagccacGTCTTGCCGCCCGTGACATGTTCCCGTACCTTGAAATGATAGTATATTTTCTAATTTTTAGACCGGGCTGATACGGTCGGCCAAGTTCAGGGCCGACGGGGTACCACACGGGGTGACGGCAAGGGAGCATTTGACGCCGGTAGATGGCCCTCACGCCCCAAGCATAGTTCAGCGCGGAGTTGAGTGAGCTTTGCGGATAGGATAAGTTAGCGGACAAGTACATGTATGTCGTTCACTCGTTTGTTCTATCAATCCGCGAAACGATCCCTTCCAGTGCCTGGACCACCTGCTCCATCGTCGGCCGGTGCGCCACGTCGTCCTGCACGCACCAGTAGGCCACCCTGCACGCGCGTTCCAGCTCCCGCGGGTCGGCGTCGCAATGGACCAGGGTCGTGGACTGCCGCACGGGTCAGGCATGGTAGCGGTAGTGTTCTACTGCTCTGGTTCACTCGTTTTCTTGTATGCATCTTCTTGTAGCACCTTTTTTTTGGTAGCCGGTGCGATTGATGTGATGTGCTTCGATGCCGTATAGACTGGTTCGTCAACCCATCGGTGACGGAGAAGGGCCATTATATTTCTGTTCCGGTCACGCACTAGTTACAACCTGAACGTCTGAATCTCACGCGCGCGGTCGTTACACGCAGCAGAAAAAACAACGAGGCTGATTTGACCCTCCTCGTTCACCTAAAACACTCACGAGTGCCTCCCACGAAGTTTTAGGAGGGAGATGCACAACAAAGGTGATATATGATCAATAATGCCACTTAAAATATTGACAAATCTAGTCAATAAACATGTTGGACAGCAAGAGAGTTGAAACAGCTAACATTTGGAGGTAAAATGTTAAATAGATTAGTTTTTGATCGGTTAGAGAGATGGATCTCTTTCAACCGGTCATTATTCTCTCATGTAATTAAATATACGGTAAAGCTAAAGGACACTCGAGTGTTCCAGCATCCGCCTGCGCTTGATTTTGTGGCCATCGGATGATGCGCTTTCAACGGAGGCGATGGCCGGTGAAGCGCAGTAAGCGGTCGCGGGGGCCAGGGTGGTCGCCGTCGGGCGCGTACCCGGGACGGCCGGTGGAGACGCGGACAGCAGGTACATGTGCATGCTGCTGCGAGTTAGCAGCATGGTTCCTGGGTCGTATTtagcttataagtcatgacttatcagttaataaatagtattttttatCACATcaatcaacagtacttttagtcatgatTTATCAGCTAAACAAGCCCAAAGATATAGAGCGTCGATCGCCtgctgcaggtgcaggtgcacGGACCTGCTGACCCGTCGCCCTCGCATCACCTCGCCCCTTGCATGCACCCATGCAGATTCATTCCTTTAGCATGTGCACGTTACATCTCATTATACCATATTTTACTATTTCGGTTGGTGTAAGTTTTATGTTCAATGGATATAAATTGATTATTTATAAATGAGAATTGTTAGAATTATCTGAACAGTCATTTGATCATTTTTGGGGTTTTTTATTTTCTCTATGTTTTATTTGGTTCCCCTTTGAATTTTTTCAATTTGGCTCTCATAGAAATAATGTGGctaatttttttgtttgtttaatatttttatattattTCGATAATTTTTTTGGTTCATTTGCTTTGGatcctgtcgacagaatatgctcggcagtccaccgaggggtatcccgcgatggtagatttgtcggtggggatgcgcgtaatcaggaaccagatggtgacacaaggcgcagagacaacgatttagataggttcgggccgtctgatcgacgtaataccctacgtcctgtgtctttggtgtattgtattgatctgtatgtagatccgatctgatagatcctatccgctaggggacccctacctctccttatatactctggaggagatagggttacaagtaaagtagcctatttggtactatacaatgtcttgtggtgcacgccgagcagcgccgtgcacgccttgatcttatgagctgggccacctccgatggtacggcacatgtcttgggggccatacccccacagctagtcctcgagcctgacagtatgtgatgtagtcacgtggtgccagagtcataaagtagaagaccagccaagcaggcagccagtccccaagcgtagcctcgagatgagaacaagcacattcaccgcaaggtgaagtgtgcccacttagtccccgagcctgctggaagatgaagaatgaatcttgtagcagggtcaaagaagtctgaaagcttaccgacgtcgtctgacatgcgcgtatcaagaccccagacgtgctgcccaagatcagcatcctggtccgaacaacatggagcagcttgatagcacaccgataagacgtagcaagatccgaccaccaagggagcaccaaggagtcctcggcatcgctagcgatgaccgagcaccgaggagcaaggagtccccggcgtcgctggtgatgtccgagcaccaaggagcgaggagtccctgacgtcgctggcgatgtccgagcatcgaggagcgaggagtccccgacgtccctggcgatgtccgagcaccgaggagcgaggagtccccgacgtcgctggcgatgtccgagcattgaggagagaggagtccccggtgtcgctggcgatgtccgagcatcgaggagcgaggagtccccggcgtcgttggtgatgaccgagcaccgaggagcgaggagtccccggcgtcgctggtgatgtccgagcaccgaggagctaggagtccccggcgtcgctggcgatgaccgagcaccgaggagcgaggagtccccggcgtcgctggcgattccgagcaccgaggagcgaggagtccccggtgtcgctggcgatgaccgagcaccgaggagcgaggagtccccgacgtaggcggtgatgtccgagcaccgaggagcgaggagtccccggcgtcgctggcgatgaccaagcaccgaggagcgaggagcccccggcatcgctagcgatgaccgagcaccgaggagcgaggagtccccggcgtcgctggcgatgaccgagcaccgaagagcgaggagtcgtAGGCGGCGCTGGCGattaccgagcaccgaggagcgaggagtccctagtgtcactagtgatatccgagcaccgaggagcgaggagtccccagtgtcactagtgatatccgagcaccgaggagcgaggagtcgccggcgtcgctggcgatgaccgagcaccgaggagcgaggaggccccgacataggcggcgatgtccgagcaccgaggagcgaggagtccccggcgtcgctggcgatgaccgagcaccgaggagcgaggagcccccggcgtcgctggcgatgaccgagcaccgaggagcgacgagtccccagcgtcgctagcgatgaccgagcaccgaagagcgaggagtcatAGGCGACGCTGATGATTACCGAGCACCGAGgggcgaggagtcctcggtgtcgctggtgatatccgagcactgaggagcgaggagtccgcggcgtcactggcgatgaccgagcaccgaggagtcccggcgtaggcggcgatgtccgagcaccgaggagtcccagtgaagctggcgatgaccgagcaccgaggagtccctgatgtaggcggcgatgttcgagcaccgaggagtcccaggcaaagctggcgaggtctgagcaccgaggagtccccgacgtagctggcgacgtccgtgcagtgaagtgtgcccacttactcctcgagcacgaagaaaccgagcgccgaggagtccccggcgtagctggcgacgaaGCACGAGtggcgaacagtctggtcaactggtcggcggcgaagtgagcattaagtagaagcgaccggcgaacagtccgatcaactgatcggcgacggagtccatgaaccgagcggtccaactagttgatcggtgggaaagcccgagcaccaggtgattcgatcacctggacgatgatcctgcaatataaACATgaagaacgggtagtacatgatgtaaaaataaatgaactctggagaaaaaccAGCAttggtgatgaaacgacgtatgcagttcggtgatcagttggcgtgaaaatatatttatgtttaatataaaccgtccgaacagttagtgtgtagctgagtcttcagcccttactagcccatagtccataacgtcgagcgcggagcccgtgcacgtgtaggaggaataggcgtgaccaaggagccactgccgaccacccataacgcagagcgcggagcccgtagcacgtgtagggaggagccggagacagggccgtctttggaggcgtccgagcatcagcaggactgttcgggggttcggaaaatcgtttggagagcaaatatggagaaaatagttcagagaaacattatggcgatatacgaagattggagaatatttagaagaatattaaagcgtgacttagctttagacggagcgtctggttggcgacgtatgacgttatctggtcggcgttgacgacgAGCagctggcgggcggtgagttgttggtgaagacaacctcggaggtggtttcgagatcggatctgctgtcgtgggggctgatgtagccagcgatgaatcatcatcgtggaccagcatggatctccacgagattgacgacgagaacgcgttgttgatttgaggtccatctggctcgccatggatcaagcgcacacccctagctagcgcgccaactgtcgacagaatatgctcgacagtccaccgaggggtatcccgcgatggtagatttgtcggtggggatacgtgtaatcaggaaccagatggtgacaaggcgcagagacagcgatttagacaggttcgggccgtctgatcgacgtaataccctacgtcctgtgtctttggtgtattatattgatctatatgtagatccgatctgatagatcATATCCgttaggggacccctacctcttcttATATACTTTGGAGAAGGTATGGTTATATGTAAAGTAGTCTATTTGGTACTGTATAATGCCTTGCGGCGCGGCCCATGTCTTAGGGGCGTACCCCCACAGATCCCATGGTCATGACAACTGAGTGTTGCATTGATAAGAAACACTCGATTTTTGTTTCTGTTGTCAATCGGGTgttttaggtggcttccaacacTGTTGTCACGTGCCCCTACAACACCCGAGCGGTGAGTAGACGGGCTATGGTGTTATCTGAAAATAAAACTTATTTCGCACATAATTTATACGTTTCCATAAGATCGATTGAGCTTAAAAAATTATTGAATTAGCATCGGATTGTCAAAACCGGTTCAGGGCGGTTTTCGTGGGCTAGTTTAGTTGTTGTATATGTAATAACTTGCTATCAACGAATAGGTAGGTACCAGATGAGTTCACTCCCAACTCAGTAGCGATCATCAGTACGTACACATACAGCTGCTCTCCCCTCCATCTTCATCTCACCGATGGCTTCAACAACGCTACTACTTGTCACGGCCGTGGCCATCATCGGCAGTGCAAGGTGCTTCGCAGCGGACACCATCACCGCCAACTCCGCCATCTCCGGCGGCCGGACCGTCGTGTCCAGAGGCGGCAACTTTGAGCTGGGCTTCTTCCGTCCAGCAGCACCAGGTGGAGGTGGTGACAGCAACACGGCTTCTTCTCATAATTACTACGTGGGAATCTGGTACAAGAAAGCCGTGAAGCCGTGCACGCCCGTGTGGGTCGCGAACAGAGCCGCACCGGTCTCCGACCCCGCGTCCTCTCAGCTCGCCGTTGCGGCGGACGGCAACCTCGTGCTCACCAACGAGGCCGGAGAGCTCGTCTGGTCCTCGAACGTCGTCATCTCCGGCAGCAGCCTCAACGGCACCGTGGCTGTCCTCTTGGACAGCGGAAACCTCGTCCTCCGGCGCGACGACGGCGAGGTCGTATGGCAGAGCATCGAGCACCCCACCGACACGTGGCTCCCGGGAGCCCGTCTCGGCATGAACAAGATCACCGGCCACGTGCAGGCTGTGACTTCTTGGAGGAGCTCCAGTGACCCGGCTCCCGGCATGTACTCCCTGGGAATCGATCCCAACGGGACCAGCCAGTTCTTCCTGTCCTGGAACAGGACCGTGAACTTCTGGAGCACTGGAGAGTGGACAGGCAGCATATTTGCCAATGTCCCGGAGATGACGTCGCACGACAAGTACAACTTCGAGTTCGTGGCAACCGCGAACGCCAGCTACTTCTACTACTCCCAGCAAGATCCCACGGTCATCTCCAGGTTAGTCGTGGACGTCTCCGGCCAGGCGAGGCAGATCATGTGGATGCCGTCCACCGAGGAGTGGATGATCATATGGGAGGAGCCGCACAAGCTCTGCGACGTCTACGCTACCTGCGGTGCGTTCGGCGTCTGCGACGAGAAGAGCGAGCCCTTCTGCAGTTGCCCCGCCGGCTTCCATCCCTCCTCCGTGGAGGACTGGGAGCTCGGAGACCACTCCCATGGCTGCCGCCGGAACAATCCCTTGCAGTGTCACAACAGTTCGGTGCGCGATAAGGACGGCGGCGACGCCTTCTTGCTGGCGCCAGGTATTTCCCTGCCGAGGAACTCGTCGCCTGCAGCTGCAgcagcatcaccatcatcaagcGCTGAAGACTGCAGGTCAGCGTGCTTGAGGAGTTGTGACTGCAACGCTTACTCCTACGGCAGTCGCTGTGCTCTCTGGTACGGTGACCTGCTCGGCTTGTCTGCCATGGACACGGCAAGCACGGATGACCTTTACCTCCGGCTGTCTGCCATGGATGTGCCCTCGAATGGCTGTCGTAAAAGAACGGTCGTCGTCTTCGTTTCTGTTGCCTCAGCTGCGTCGATCCTAGCCTGCTTGTCTGTCATCGTGACCGTGCTTGTTAAGATGTTTAGGAGAAGACAGAGGAACATAAGATTCATGCAAGCTGCAGCAGAAGGCGGTAACCTCGTGGCGTTCAAGTACAGCGACATGAGGAGGGCGACCAAGAACTTCTCGGAGAAGCTCGGCGGTGGCAGCTTCGGCTCAGTGTACAAAGGTACGTTGTCCGGTGtcggcgccgccgtcgccgtgaaGAAGCTGGAAGGCGTCCTCTGCGTTGGGGACAAGCAGTTCAGGAACGAGGTGCGCACCATCGGCATGATCCAGCACATCAACCTCGTCCGGCTCCGCGGCTTCTCCTCCCACGGCAGCGAGCGGCTGCTCGTCTACGACTACATGCCCAACGGCTCGCTGGACAGGGCGCTCTTcacggcggcgccggcgctgaGCTGGCGCGTGAGGTTCCAGATCGCGCTGGGCGCCGCCCGGGGCTTGCTGTACCTTCACGAGGGGTGCcgggactgcatcatccactgcgaCATCAAGCCGGAGAACATCCTGCTCGACGTCAACCTCGTGCCCAAGGTCGCCGACTTCGGCATGGCGAAGCTGCTGGGGAGGGACTTCAGCAGGGTCCTGACGACGGTGCGGGGCACCATCGGGTACCTCGCGCCGGAGTGGATCTCCGGCGTGCCCATCACCGCCAAGGCCGACGTGTACAGCTACGGCATGGTGCTGCTGGAGATCATTTCAGGCCGGAGAAACGCACGAGGCTGGGCGACTACAGAGCAggaggcgtcgctgtcggggtaCTTCCCGCTGGTGGCCTCGAGTAAGGTCAACGAAGGGGAGGCGCTCGTTGGGCTGCTGGACGAGCGCCTGCACGGCGACGCGGACGCTCGGGAGCTGGAACGCGCGTGCAGGGTGGCCTGCTGGTGCGTGCAGGACGACGAGGCTCACCGGCCGTCGATGGAGCAGGTGGTCCAGGCGCTGGAGGGGGTCGTGATCCTGGACGTGCCGCCGATTCCAACGTCGCTGCAAGCAGCATTCGCCGGTAATGCTACCTTTGTGGGTAGGCCTGACAGTGCGTACTTTGATTGCCTCTCACGACGCCATCTACAAAAGAGTATTTAGTTTGGTATTAACCGTATTCAGTGCAAATTAAGAGATGTGCCAGTCTTTCTTTTTGTGTCCATATCTGAAAAATAAAATCCTAAAAATAATCTTGTTATGAAATCCTTAAGTAATTTTGTAAAAGATACATTTGCTTGCAAAACTTTGTTACACTTCTCATATATTTGAAGTGTCTGATTTTTTCATTGTTGTTCGGATAAGATATAATTTCATCTTTGTTTGGCTATAGAAAAAAACGTGGGTTGTTTCTTGTGACTTGTCATTTATATTGTACTGCAGTGTCAGAGcttttttttctcaaaaatgCAAAATGTTTGCGCATCTTTGTATTAAGATCGAGAAGCAGTGAAAGTTACAACGACGCGCCACGAATGACACACTAGGGGGAATAGTGTTATACAATCAGCTCTGCCCTCCCTAACAGAAGGATATCATAGCCTATTACTCGCTAATCATGCTACCTAGCCATCACCGGCGATCAGATGCGCTGGACCGAGCAGCGCCTCGACCGCCTTGGCCGCTCTCCCTGCGGGTCTGGGAAGAGCTGTCTTATTGCCTTAGCATGCGAGGGGTTGAGCTGGTCAACGAAGATGTCGTCGTAGGCGTTCTGGTCTGTTGTGGAAGGTCTCTCCTGTTTGTCGATGAACCCCATCCGCTTCATCATCCGCACCTCTCCACGCTTAGAGGCTGGGACGCGTGAGAGCGCCTGTGCAGCGATCCTCCTGCTGCGGGTTGGCAACTTTGGTTGTACCTCCACCGTCGGCTAAGGCAACAACTACGATGGCGCCTTACATAGGATCTTGTCGGTGAATCGCTTTAACCTCTTGGAGGTAGAGTCAGCTGATCGTGGAGGGGTGCCCGCAGGGGTGGCGCTAGGGCTTTGTGCACGCGCCTCGGCATCCATAATGCCGTGCTGACCTCCGCAAGGTGGCGAGCTTTGTAGGCACACCTCGGCATCCACAATGCTAGGATGCCCCTCTCGCGACAGTGTGGTGTCCACCGTTGGTGCTTCCACTTCCTGAGGGACAGTCGCCCCTGCTGGTCGGCTCATGGCGAGCGAGGCGGTGAGCTCCTCCAGCATTGGGTCAACCCATAAGGGAGTCCAAAGCTCGCGCACAACTCCAACACCAGCGGATCTGGCCTGTGGAGGTAGTGTGCATCATCAGAGGCAGCGGCATTGTCGGCGTAGTCAGACGCATCCAAGCTAGTGTCCCTCGCCGGCTTACTCCGACGCCGCCAGTGGCGTCATCGGGTTTTGCCGGCGCCCCTCGCGACACCCTTCAAGGCCCTAGCTGAGCTCGATGGGCCACCGTGGGCTCGTGCTGGGAGGCCGATGGGTCGCCGCCGCACGTAGTGATCCATGACAGGTCACTGCCCTTCGCCTTTGTCGTCGAAGCAGACCTAGGCCACTTGCAATCTCTGGCAAGGTGGCTAAAGCCGCGGCAGTGCAGGAAATGTCGAGGCAAATGGCAAGTCGCTACTCTGTGTGAGTAGGAGAGATAGTTGAAACATCTATCGTGAAGCTCTACGGGGATCCTTTGGGCTTGCGGGAGCTGCTCTGGGCAAGTCTCATCCGAGGTGGCCGCTGATCGTGTTTCTGGCTGGGGAGGATCTCCCGCCACCCATCGGTGTTGGGAGCGGAGACCCGTTCGCATCGGCCGAGGCGTTGGCAGGTAGGTACGCGACCATCCACTGGGCAAGCAGGTATGCCGCACACCAGATGGGGGCGCGTCCGTCTGCGATTCCTCCATCTTCTTCCATGTCCCTGCTGTCCAGCGATGTTCGCCCTGCCACAGTCCAAGACCACAACTGATCAAAGCTTGGCGCACGACGGGGACCCTGTTACTGGCTTCACCGGTCGATGGACAACATCCAGGTAGGTTGTGAGGTGGTCGTCGTCGGACTCCTTGCCGTCATCGTCCTCCCACCGACGGCACTTCGTGCGCCCTCCCGAAAATGGGTAGAAGGGAGCCGTGGCCGGTGAGAGCATGGAGCTCAACGTCGGTGTGGACGAGGATGGGGAGGCAGAGCTGGATCCTATCGGGGCAGACTCATTGCTGCTGCCGCTGGTGTTGGCCGCGGCGTTGGCGCCCGGCGTCGTCGTCTGCGGTGACGGGGAGGGAGCTCGCGGAGAGGCTCCAATGCCGATTCCCATGGTGTCCGGCTCGGCGGTCGCGTTGGTGGGCCCAACTTTGctggcggcggtggtgggggtGGGGAGGGCCACACCGCGCTGGAACTCGTAGTTACGGCGTAGGCCGTGGTATCGGTGCCAAGTGACGGCAGTGTGGTCGGGCTTGTCGATGGCGGCAGGGTCGGGGAGGGCCGTGGAGGCGTCCCTGCACTGGATCCCGCAGTGGCGTCGGggcccggtggcggcggcagctGGGATGGGGAGGGCCACGAAGGCATCACCACACTGGCTCCTGCGGGGttgatggtggaggcgggggTAGCTTGGCCCGACAACGACGGTAGTGCACTTAGGCTGCAGCTTGTGCCAGATCCCACGAGGGcttctagagaacactttgatatcaagagaagggaatgcaaaagcttgcgtaaggaac
The nucleotide sequence above comes from Miscanthus floridulus cultivar M001 chromosome 18, ASM1932011v1, whole genome shotgun sequence. Encoded proteins:
- the LOC136521506 gene encoding G-type lectin S-receptor-like serine/threonine-protein kinase At2g19130; the encoded protein is MASTTLLLVTAVAIIGSARCFAADTITANSAISGGRTVVSRGGNFELGFFRPAAPGGGGDSNTASSHNYYVGIWYKKAVKPCTPVWVANRAAPVSDPASSQLAVAADGNLVLTNEAGELVWSSNVVISGSSLNGTVAVLLDSGNLVLRRDDGEVVWQSIEHPTDTWLPGARLGMNKITGHVQAVTSWRSSSDPAPGMYSLGIDPNGTSQFFLSWNRTVNFWSTGEWTGSIFANVPEMTSHDKYNFEFVATANASYFYYSQQDPTVISRLVVDVSGQARQIMWMPSTEEWMIIWEEPHKLCDVYATCGAFGVCDEKSEPFCSCPAGFHPSSVEDWELGDHSHGCRRNNPLQCHNSSVRDKDGGDAFLLAPGISLPRNSSPAAAAASPSSSAEDCRSACLRSCDCNAYSYGSRCALWYGDLLGLSAMDTASTDDLYLRLSAMDVPSNGCRKRTVVVFVSVASAASILACLSVIVTVLVKMFRRRQRNIRFMQAAAEGGNLVAFKYSDMRRATKNFSEKLGGGSFGSVYKGTLSGVGAAVAVKKLEGVLCVGDKQFRNEVRTIGMIQHINLVRLRGFSSHGSERLLVYDYMPNGSLDRALFTAAPALSWRVRFQIALGAARGLLYLHEGCRDCIIHCDIKPENILLDVNLVPKVADFGMAKLLGRDFSRVLTTVRGTIGYLAPEWISGVPITAKADVYSYGMVLLEIISGRRNARGWATTEQEASLSGYFPLVASSKVNEGEALVGLLDERLHGDADARELERACRVACWCVQDDEAHRPSMEQVVQALEGVVILDVPPIPTSLQAAFAGNATFVGRPDSAYFDCLSRRHLQKSI